From the Streptomyces pluripotens genome, one window contains:
- a CDS encoding uroporphyrinogen-III synthase produces MYDEEQHPGRPELGPLTGFTVGVTAARRADELGALLQRRGAAVLHAPALRIVPLADDGELLAATEEIIDQPPEVVVATTAIGFRGWVEAADGWGLGEQLLDRLRGIELLARGPKVKGAIRAAGLTEEWSPSSESMAEVLGRLLEEGVDGRRIAVQLHGEPLPGFVESLRAGGAQVVPVPVYRWMPPEDVTPLDRLLDGAVSRGLDALTFTSAPAAASFLSRAEDRGLLAELLAALSQDVLPACVGPVTALPLQARGVDTVQPDRFRLGPLVQLLCRELPARARALPIAGHRVEIRGHAVLVDDVLKPVPPAGMSLLRALSRRPGWVVSRADLLRALPGAGRDEHAVETAMARLRTALGTPKLIQTVVKRGYRLALDPAADAKYADA; encoded by the coding sequence ATGTACGACGAAGAGCAGCACCCCGGACGTCCGGAACTCGGGCCGCTCACGGGATTCACCGTAGGTGTGACCGCCGCGCGCCGGGCCGACGAACTGGGCGCCCTGCTCCAGCGGCGCGGCGCCGCCGTCCTGCACGCGCCCGCCCTGCGGATCGTGCCGCTCGCCGACGACGGTGAACTCCTCGCCGCCACCGAGGAGATCATCGACCAGCCACCAGAGGTGGTCGTGGCGACCACCGCGATCGGCTTCCGCGGCTGGGTGGAGGCCGCCGACGGCTGGGGGCTCGGTGAGCAGTTGCTCGACCGGCTGCGGGGGATCGAACTGCTGGCCCGGGGCCCCAAGGTCAAGGGCGCCATCCGAGCGGCCGGACTGACCGAGGAGTGGTCGCCTTCGTCGGAGTCCATGGCGGAGGTGCTCGGCCGCCTCCTGGAGGAGGGGGTCGACGGCCGCCGTATCGCGGTGCAGTTGCACGGCGAACCGCTGCCGGGATTCGTGGAGTCGCTGCGGGCAGGGGGAGCGCAAGTGGTCCCGGTCCCGGTCTACCGCTGGATGCCCCCGGAGGACGTCACCCCCCTGGACCGACTCTTGGACGGGGCCGTCTCCCGAGGTCTGGACGCCCTCACCTTCACCAGCGCCCCCGCCGCGGCTTCTTTCCTCTCGCGCGCCGAGGACCGGGGCCTGCTGGCCGAGCTGCTGGCCGCCCTGTCCCAGGATGTCCTGCCGGCCTGCGTCGGTCCGGTCACGGCCCTGCCGCTGCAGGCGCGCGGGGTGGACACGGTTCAGCCGGACCGCTTCCGCCTCGGCCCGCTCGTCCAGCTCCTGTGCCGGGAACTCCCGGCCCGTGCCCGCGCGCTGCCCATCGCCGGCCACCGGGTGGAGATCCGGGGCCACGCGGTCCTGGTGGACGACGTCCTGAAGCCGGTGCCCCCAGCCGGGATGTCCTTGCTGCGGGCCCTGTCCCGGCGGCCGGGTTGGGTCGTGTCCCGGGCCGACCTCCTCCGGGCCCTGCCGGGCGCCGGCCGCGATGAACACGCCGTGGAGACGGCCATGGCCCGCCTGCGTACCGCGCTGGGCACGCCGAAACTGATCCAGACGGTGGTGAAGCGGGGGTACCGGCTGGCGCTGGACCCGGCGGCGGACGCGAAGTACGCGGACGCGTAG
- a CDS encoding MFS transporter, with protein MTVPSTAGAPHKGARWIAQWDPEDETFWELQGKRIARRNLAFSVISEHIGFSVWSMYSVLALFMGSAYGIDPAGKFFLVAVASLVGGVLRVPYGFAVARFGGRNWTIFSAGLLLVPTVALLVVMEPGTSYATFMAVAVLTGVGGANFASSMTNINNFYPLRLKGWALGMNAGGGNIGVAVVQLVALLVIGVAGASHPRVLLAVYIPLIVLATVLSAWNMDNLAPVRNDTGAAKEAVSDSHTWIMSFLYIGTFGSFIGYSFAFGLVLQSQFGRTPLQAASLTFIGPLLGSLIRPVGGQLADRLGGAKITLWNFGLMAVASAVIVLASVQKSLPLFIGGFIALFVLTGVGNGSTYKMIPGIFRAKAAATGMVGEEAAVYARRLSGAAMALIGAVGALGGLGINLALRQSFLSVGSGTGAFVAFLLYYSVCFAVTWAVYLRRPAFDQVQAGASAETKPQLNYAEV; from the coding sequence ATGACAGTTCCGAGCACCGCCGGCGCACCCCACAAGGGGGCCCGCTGGATCGCACAGTGGGATCCCGAGGACGAGACCTTCTGGGAGCTCCAGGGCAAGCGGATCGCCCGGCGAAACCTGGCCTTCTCGGTGATCTCCGAGCACATCGGGTTCTCCGTCTGGAGCATGTACTCGGTGCTGGCCCTCTTCATGGGGTCCGCGTACGGGATCGACCCGGCCGGCAAGTTCTTCCTGGTCGCCGTCGCCTCGCTGGTGGGCGGAGTCCTGCGCGTCCCCTACGGCTTCGCCGTGGCCCGGTTCGGCGGCCGGAACTGGACCATCTTCAGCGCGGGTCTGCTGCTGGTCCCGACCGTGGCGCTGCTGGTGGTGATGGAACCCGGAACCTCGTACGCCACGTTCATGGCCGTCGCGGTCCTCACCGGCGTGGGCGGGGCGAACTTCGCCTCCTCGATGACCAACATCAACAACTTCTACCCGCTGCGCCTCAAAGGCTGGGCCCTCGGCATGAACGCGGGCGGCGGAAACATCGGCGTCGCCGTGGTCCAGCTGGTGGCTTTGCTGGTCATCGGCGTCGCCGGAGCCAGCCATCCGCGGGTGCTGCTGGCGGTCTACATCCCGCTGATCGTTCTCGCGACCGTGCTGAGCGCATGGAACATGGACAACCTCGCGCCGGTGCGCAACGACACCGGTGCGGCCAAGGAGGCCGTGAGCGACAGCCACACCTGGATCATGTCCTTCCTCTACATCGGCACCTTCGGCTCCTTCATCGGCTACAGCTTCGCCTTCGGGCTCGTGCTGCAGAGCCAGTTCGGTCGTACCCCCCTGCAGGCCGCCTCGCTCACCTTCATCGGCCCGTTGCTGGGATCGCTGATCCGACCCGTCGGCGGGCAGTTGGCCGACCGGCTGGGCGGAGCCAAGATCACCCTGTGGAACTTCGGGCTGATGGCGGTGGCGTCGGCGGTCATCGTCCTCGCCTCGGTGCAGAAGTCGCTGCCGTTGTTCATCGGCGGATTCATCGCCCTGTTCGTCCTCACCGGCGTGGGCAACGGCTCCACGTACAAGATGATCCCGGGCATCTTCCGGGCCAAGGCCGCGGCCACGGGCATGGTGGGCGAGGAGGCGGCCGTGTACGCACGACGCCTGTCCGGTGCCGCCATGGCCCTGATCGGTGCCGTGGGCGCGCTCGGCGGCCTCGGCATCAACCTGGCGCTGCGCCAGTCCTTCCTCTCGGTAGGCTCCGGCACCGGAGCATTCGTCGCCTTCCTCCTCTACTACTCCGTCTGCTTCGCGGTCACCTGGGCCGTATACCTTCGCCGACCGGCTTTCGACCAGGTCCAGGCCGGTGCCTCGGCCGAGACGAAGCCGCAGCTCAACTACGCGGAAGTGTGA